The proteins below are encoded in one region of Limisphaera ngatamarikiensis:
- a CDS encoding aldo/keto reductase — protein sequence MQTPNQSQPGAVRNPNRNPTANTRTGRIPRREFLRRTALAASAVALTGPWLRAAEDRPRYFDPFETVTLGKSGIRTSRFSLGTGMRGGNRQSNHTRMGREKLMALLRESYERGTRLFDLADLYGTHPYLIPALEGVPRDRFQIVTKIWFRPGGIPEPERPDADVVVERFLRELKTDYIDLVLLHCVTSPDWPKELSRQMEILARLKEKGVIRAHGVSCHSLEALKAAAREPWVDSVHARINPFQMSMDGPPSEVVPVLREIKAAGKGIVGMKLVGEGRLRNDPDKRDESIRFVLQLGCVDVLTVGCESIAEVDDFTARMRKVPVPEQKAA from the coding sequence ATGCAAACGCCGAACCAGTCCCAACCCGGAGCGGTCCGAAACCCAAACCGCAACCCCACAGCCAACACCAGGACCGGTCGCATCCCACGCCGGGAATTCCTGCGTCGCACCGCCCTGGCCGCCAGTGCCGTCGCACTCACAGGTCCCTGGCTCCGCGCCGCTGAAGACCGACCCCGCTACTTCGATCCTTTCGAAACCGTGACCCTGGGCAAATCCGGCATTCGCACCTCGCGGTTCTCCCTCGGCACCGGCATGCGCGGCGGCAACCGCCAATCCAACCACACCCGCATGGGCCGCGAGAAACTCATGGCCCTGCTCCGCGAATCCTACGAGCGCGGCACCCGGCTGTTCGACCTCGCCGACCTCTACGGCACCCATCCCTACCTCATCCCCGCCCTGGAAGGCGTCCCACGGGACCGCTTCCAAATCGTCACCAAAATCTGGTTCCGACCCGGCGGCATCCCCGAACCCGAACGACCCGACGCCGATGTGGTCGTCGAACGCTTCCTGCGCGAACTCAAGACGGATTACATTGACCTGGTCCTGCTCCACTGCGTCACCTCCCCGGATTGGCCGAAGGAACTCAGCCGTCAGATGGAGATCCTGGCCAGGCTCAAGGAAAAGGGCGTCATCCGCGCCCACGGCGTCTCCTGTCACTCCCTCGAGGCCCTCAAAGCCGCCGCCAGGGAACCCTGGGTGGACTCGGTCCACGCACGCATCAACCCCTTCCAAATGAGCATGGATGGCCCGCCCTCGGAGGTGGTCCCCGTGCTCCGCGAAATCAAAGCCGCCGGCAAGGGCATCGTCGGCATGAAACTCGTCGGCGAGGGCCGTCTGCGCAACGACCCGGACAAACGCGACGAATCCATCCGGTTCGTCCTGCAGCTCGGTTGCGTGGATGTCCTGACCGTCGGTTGCGAATCCATCGCAGAGGTGGACGATTTCACCGCGCGCATGCGCAAAGTGCCGGTCCCCGAGCAAAAGGCCGCCTGA
- a CDS encoding WXG100 family type VII secretion target, giving the protein MAQAIIDPEEVRRFAEELKRFNVELQNRMAALQARFNALGDTWQDQEHAKFAEEFRDTMKVLRKFIEASNRQAPFLLRKAQRIEEYLKQH; this is encoded by the coding sequence ATGGCACAAGCCATCATTGATCCGGAGGAGGTCCGCAGGTTCGCCGAGGAACTCAAACGCTTCAACGTCGAACTCCAAAACCGCATGGCCGCCCTCCAGGCACGGTTCAACGCCCTGGGCGATACCTGGCAGGACCAGGAACACGCCAAATTCGCCGAGGAATTCCGCGACACCATGAAGGTCCTCCGCAAATTCATCGAAGCCTCCAACCGCCAGGCACCCTTCCTCCTGCGCAAGGCCCAGCGCATCGAGGAATACCTCAAACAACACTGA
- a CDS encoding (Fe-S)-binding protein produces the protein MNRGKVRSRLRSLDYSVVQQCMHCGLCLPTCPTYDATKVERHSPRGRIALMRAIADDRLEPTRAFAEEMYFCLGCLACMTACPAGVNYAELFEQARAEVEERRLLDGPVRRLVRAVTIRWLFMAPGRLQWLARLLRLYQSTGLQAWIRQSGLLGLLPARWRELEAMTPRVAPAFSDELIPPVMAPRGRRRYRVALLTGCAQDVLFSEVNRDTAEVLAWNGCEVHTPPHQHCCGSLHAHNGELELAAELARRNLDQFPPERYDAIISNAGGCGSHLKHYGRLLAGDRRYAERARLWDRKLKDVHEWLAMIGWRRPRADGQPSVVVTYHESCHLSHGQKVVEAPRAILRSIPGVTLVELPEANWCCGSAGIYNLIQPEMADRLLERKMAHIRSTGATVVANANPGCLLQLQNGVRRSGLRLRVVHPMTLLAEAYRRAGACEEGWAAEPGVHARG, from the coding sequence ATGAATCGAGGAAAGGTCAGATCGCGGTTGCGGAGTCTGGATTACTCGGTGGTCCAGCAGTGCATGCATTGCGGCTTGTGCCTGCCCACGTGTCCCACGTACGACGCCACGAAGGTGGAGCGGCACAGTCCACGGGGTCGGATCGCCCTGATGCGGGCCATTGCGGATGATCGGTTGGAGCCGACGCGGGCGTTTGCCGAGGAGATGTATTTTTGTCTGGGTTGTCTGGCTTGTATGACGGCGTGCCCGGCGGGGGTGAATTATGCGGAATTGTTCGAGCAGGCGCGGGCCGAGGTGGAGGAGCGGCGGTTGTTGGATGGCCCCGTTCGGCGGCTGGTGCGCGCGGTGACGATTCGCTGGCTGTTCATGGCGCCCGGGCGGTTGCAATGGTTGGCGCGCCTGTTGCGGTTGTATCAGAGCACCGGGCTGCAGGCGTGGATCCGGCAAAGTGGGTTGTTGGGATTGTTGCCGGCGCGGTGGCGGGAGCTGGAGGCGATGACGCCCCGGGTGGCCCCGGCTTTTTCGGATGAATTGATCCCGCCGGTGATGGCGCCGAGGGGGCGACGGCGTTATCGCGTAGCGTTGTTGACGGGGTGTGCGCAGGACGTGCTGTTCAGCGAGGTGAACCGTGACACGGCGGAGGTGCTGGCCTGGAACGGTTGTGAGGTGCACACGCCGCCGCATCAGCACTGCTGCGGCTCGCTGCACGCGCACAATGGCGAACTGGAGTTGGCGGCGGAGCTGGCGCGGCGGAACCTGGATCAGTTCCCGCCGGAGCGGTACGACGCGATCATCAGCAACGCGGGCGGGTGCGGCTCGCATTTGAAGCATTACGGCCGGCTTTTGGCGGGGGACCGGCGGTATGCGGAGCGAGCGCGTTTGTGGGACCGGAAACTGAAGGATGTGCATGAGTGGCTGGCAATGATCGGGTGGAGACGTCCCCGGGCTGACGGTCAGCCGTCCGTTGTGGTGACGTATCATGAATCGTGTCATTTGTCGCACGGGCAGAAGGTGGTGGAGGCGCCGCGGGCGATTTTGCGCAGCATTCCGGGGGTGACCCTGGTGGAGTTGCCGGAGGCGAACTGGTGCTGCGGGAGTGCCGGGATTTACAATCTGATCCAGCCGGAGATGGCGGATCGGTTGCTGGAGCGGAAGATGGCGCACATTCGGAGTACGGGTGCGACGGTGGTGGCCAACGCGAATCCGGGCTGTTTGTTGCAGTTGCAGAACGGGGTGCGGCGATCGGGCTTGCGGCTGCGGGTGGTTCACCCCATGACGTTGTTGGCGGAGGCGTATCGCCGGGCCGGGGCGTGCGAGGAGGGGTGGGCGGCGGAGCCCGGGGTGCATGCCCGAGGTTGA